One genomic region from Thalassomonas viridans encodes:
- the asnB gene encoding asparagine synthase (glutamine-hydrolyzing), with protein sequence MCGIAGVFTSSKSNNIDSQILVNMAAIQHHRGPDNYGYCNPANVGVGMSHSRLSIIDLNEDRGRQPFFLEGTVIFAHNGEFYDYQRIRAELTAKGLNFSSKSDSEIVPWLFKKEGIDKALEQLRGEFAFSLYDEQEDALYLVRDRFGIKPLYWTNTGDEIVFGSEVKVVLTHPKVKAEIDTQGLFHQLIQVMVPGTTAFKGISQVEPGHMLKITRKNGKFSIETTKYWDMDFPELAMRPQHSDDYYISGVRKHLLEAVQLRLNADVPVGCYLSGGIDSCCILGLASAASQEPIKAFTIAFDNKDYDETPIATEMAESVGAEQEILELNAELLYDNFERTIWHTERTIYNTLAVAKLMMSQQVRHVNYKVVLTGEGSDELFAGYPAFRKDMFLHGMEGVSSEQAKAWQKALEENNKLFQGAMLPKDEYICEQINNKVGFTPSCLQPWLSCSGTAKQLLHHSRREEIAGYEPGEAIAEKLDCNYLSGRHPLDKAQYVWIKTMLEGQILTWGGDRVDMANSMEARPAFLDHKLAEFATLIPPEMRIKGSREKHVLREAVKGVIPETLYNREKFAFMAPPAHTDDKKWQKLKSLLNEFASPRQLEDAKLIDAGFLEVLIKRQESDVTSEAEKIQNDALLNHVLGVMILHHHFVAQDISEKAYNKAQALGWTI encoded by the coding sequence ATGTGCGGCATCGCAGGTGTTTTTACATCGTCTAAAAGTAACAACATTGACTCACAAATATTAGTAAACATGGCGGCGATTCAACACCATCGCGGACCGGACAATTATGGTTATTGCAACCCAGCCAATGTTGGTGTTGGCATGAGCCACTCTCGTCTTTCGATTATTGATTTAAATGAAGACAGAGGCCGGCAACCGTTTTTTCTTGAAGGTACCGTTATTTTTGCCCATAACGGTGAGTTTTACGACTACCAACGTATTCGAGCTGAGTTAACGGCTAAGGGGCTGAATTTTTCCTCTAAAAGTGACTCTGAAATTGTTCCCTGGTTGTTTAAAAAAGAAGGGATAGACAAAGCGTTAGAACAGCTACGGGGAGAATTTGCATTTTCCCTCTACGATGAACAGGAAGATGCCCTTTATTTAGTCAGAGACCGCTTTGGTATAAAGCCCTTATATTGGACAAATACCGGTGATGAAATTGTCTTTGGCTCAGAAGTCAAGGTCGTACTAACACACCCCAAGGTGAAAGCAGAAATAGACACGCAAGGGCTTTTTCATCAGCTGATCCAAGTGATGGTGCCAGGCACCACTGCCTTCAAAGGTATTTCACAGGTAGAGCCTGGTCATATGCTGAAGATCACGCGCAAAAATGGTAAGTTTTCTATCGAAACAACCAAGTATTGGGACATGGACTTTCCAGAGTTGGCGATGCGTCCACAACATTCAGATGACTATTATATTTCGGGTGTTAGAAAGCACCTGTTAGAAGCGGTTCAGTTAAGGTTAAATGCCGATGTCCCCGTAGGCTGTTACCTTTCCGGTGGTATCGATTCATGCTGCATATTGGGGTTAGCATCCGCGGCGTCACAAGAGCCGATCAAAGCATTCACTATTGCCTTTGATAATAAAGATTATGATGAAACGCCTATCGCCACAGAAATGGCTGAATCGGTTGGTGCCGAGCAGGAAATACTCGAATTGAATGCAGAATTATTGTACGACAATTTTGAGCGTACAATTTGGCATACAGAGCGCACCATTTATAACACCTTGGCTGTTGCTAAGCTGATGATGTCTCAGCAAGTTCGACATGTTAATTACAAAGTTGTATTAACCGGTGAAGGCTCTGACGAGTTGTTTGCCGGTTACCCGGCCTTTAGAAAAGATATGTTTTTACACGGCATGGAGGGGGTAAGTAGCGAACAGGCTAAAGCTTGGCAAAAAGCGTTAGAGGAAAATAATAAGCTGTTTCAGGGGGCAATGCTGCCAAAAGATGAATACATCTGCGAGCAAATTAACAACAAAGTAGGCTTTACGCCGAGCTGTTTGCAACCCTGGTTGAGCTGCTCAGGCACAGCAAAACAATTGCTTCATCATTCGAGGCGAGAAGAAATAGCCGGCTATGAACCCGGTGAAGCAATCGCTGAAAAACTTGACTGTAACTACCTTTCCGGTCGTCACCCTCTCGATAAAGCACAGTATGTTTGGATAAAAACCATGTTAGAAGGTCAAATCCTGACTTGGGGTGGCGACAGGGTTGATATGGCAAACTCAATGGAAGCAAGGCCTGCATTTTTAGACCATAAACTGGCTGAGTTTGCGACATTAATCCCACCGGAAATGCGAATTAAAGGTTCCAGAGAAAAACATGTATTAAGAGAAGCTGTTAAAGGTGTTATCCCTGAAACATTATACAACCGTGAGAAGTTTGCCTTTATGGCACCGCCTGCACATACCGATGATAAAAAGTGGCAAAAACTAAAATCTCTGTTAAATGAGTTTGCTTCCCCCAGGCAACTTGAAGATGCAAAACTTATTGATGCTGGCTTTTTGGAAGTTCTGATAAAACGTCAGGAAAGTGATGTCACCAGCGAGGCTGAAAAAATACAAAACGATGCGTTATTAAATCACGTATTAGGTGTGATGATTTTACATCATCATTTTGTTGCACAAGATATTAGCGAAAAAGCGTATAACAAGGCACAGGCGCTCGGTTGGACAATTTAA
- a CDS encoding aspartate/ornithine carbamoyltransferase family protein, with amino-acid sequence MVDPELKDIVQFDRKKPDVYGNAHPKSLLRSIMEDGEPLEKLTNQHIYSSEQFDRKTLLQLFRLAAKYEANPGRFSASLQGQILISAFYEPSTRTRLSFESAWHRLGGDIMSITDRSTTGIAKGESLSDVAEMFNNYGDCVVLRDSNEASVKEMMDSLRIPIINAGNGLDEHPTQALADLYTIFKWRPDLIEEPPENPIEICIIGMPSKMRTVRSLLKLIAKFPLSFSKVTIVANEKESAVFSKGQKEQLTAAGLNVEVTNAFSDAVKLADVIYINAIAWEGNTFKEYGAKYQLSNRSPLKPQAIILHPLARGEELCTSLDDTPHNWYFAQARGAVFLRQALLTCLVRRVERVLDII; translated from the coding sequence ATGGTAGATCCAGAGCTTAAAGATATCGTGCAGTTTGACCGGAAAAAGCCCGACGTTTACGGCAACGCACATCCAAAAAGTTTGTTGCGTTCAATTATGGAAGATGGTGAGCCCCTTGAAAAGCTTACCAATCAACATATTTACTCCTCAGAGCAATTTGATCGGAAAACCTTATTGCAGCTATTTAGGCTGGCGGCCAAATATGAAGCGAACCCGGGGAGATTCTCGGCATCGCTGCAAGGGCAAATTTTAATATCTGCCTTTTACGAACCAAGTACCCGAACGCGTTTGTCGTTTGAAAGTGCCTGGCATCGTTTAGGTGGCGATATTATGTCTATTACCGATCGTTCTACCACGGGAATAGCGAAAGGCGAAAGCTTGAGTGATGTTGCTGAAATGTTTAATAATTATGGTGACTGTGTTGTGCTTCGTGACTCAAACGAGGCTTCCGTTAAAGAAATGATGGATAGCTTGAGAATTCCTATCATCAATGCCGGAAACGGGTTAGATGAACACCCGACACAAGCGCTTGCTGATTTATATACAATTTTTAAATGGCGACCAGATCTTATTGAAGAGCCCCCTGAAAACCCAATTGAAATTTGTATCATAGGTATGCCTTCTAAAATGAGAACGGTAAGAAGTCTATTAAAATTAATCGCTAAATTTCCTTTATCATTTTCAAAAGTCACCATTGTTGCTAATGAAAAAGAAAGTGCTGTCTTTAGCAAAGGTCAAAAAGAGCAACTTACTGCTGCTGGGTTAAATGTTGAAGTAACTAACGCATTTTCAGATGCGGTTAAATTAGCTGACGTTATTTATATCAATGCTATCGCCTGGGAAGGCAACACATTTAAAGAATATGGCGCAAAATATCAGCTTTCTAATCGCTCTCCTTTAAAGCCACAAGCCATTATTTTGCACCCCTTAGCGCGTGGAGAAGAGTTATGTACCTCACTCGATGATACCCCCCACAATTGGTATTTTGCCCAAGCTCGCGGCGCTGTTTTCCTTAGGCAAGCGCTTTTGACCTGTCTCGTTCGCCGTGTCGAACGTGTTCTTGACATCATTTAA
- a CDS encoding sodium:solute symporter family transporter, whose protein sequence is MTSTQISFQTAIVILAGFSALWILWGWYLGKRSKSHDDFVLAGRNVGFALATATAMATWVTSNTTLVAPQLTFQFGVWGMLGYSMAALGLILFAPLASKIKQLLPSGYTSGDFIHTRYGRAAWAVFLIISLCYALGWLISLGMAGGILLSSLSPVSYHTGMTVIIFVCVVYTLLGGLRAVIATDFAQTIIIISGVAYIAYICINQTGFSTVYQGVQQYQPELLNLLFPAAIMFFFNNIFFGIGEIFHSNVWWSRAFAFKQGVGKKSFLVSGLLWFPIPIVTGFIALSAYSLGIFPESPDMVGPLVAANVLGASGAILVFIIIFSALASSMDSLLAATADLLSNDIYKKLLMKNASSQQTIVFNKAMIILLGVITWLICLPKLTTLGALLNFTGAFVASTIWPIIYGLYGNSLSGRGAAIAMLTGTITGLICYFQIGFYTAALSSCFISLLICQYFMRVKAIEFEWQNQAGN, encoded by the coding sequence ATGACTTCGACACAAATAAGCTTTCAAACGGCAATAGTTATTTTAGCGGGCTTTTCAGCGCTTTGGATTTTATGGGGCTGGTATCTTGGCAAAAGATCTAAGTCTCACGATGACTTTGTGTTAGCAGGACGCAATGTGGGCTTTGCTTTAGCGACTGCAACGGCAATGGCTACCTGGGTTACAAGCAATACCACTTTAGTTGCTCCACAATTAACATTTCAATTTGGTGTATGGGGCATGCTTGGCTACAGCATGGCCGCCTTAGGGTTAATCCTGTTTGCACCACTAGCAAGTAAAATTAAGCAGCTCTTACCAAGTGGGTATACTAGCGGTGATTTTATTCACACCCGCTATGGCCGCGCGGCTTGGGCAGTCTTTCTTATAATCTCTTTATGTTATGCGCTAGGCTGGCTGATAAGTTTGGGCATGGCTGGCGGCATACTGTTATCAAGTTTAAGCCCGGTAAGTTACCACACGGGTATGACGGTTATTATTTTTGTCTGTGTTGTTTATACCTTATTGGGAGGGCTCAGGGCCGTAATCGCAACAGATTTTGCTCAAACCATCATCATAATATCTGGCGTTGCCTATATCGCTTATATCTGCATTAATCAAACAGGGTTTTCAACGGTTTATCAAGGTGTTCAACAATATCAGCCTGAATTGCTTAATTTGTTGTTTCCGGCAGCAATTATGTTTTTCTTTAATAACATCTTTTTTGGTATTGGTGAAATATTTCATTCAAATGTTTGGTGGTCTAGAGCGTTTGCCTTTAAGCAAGGAGTGGGTAAAAAGTCTTTCTTAGTTTCTGGTTTGTTATGGTTCCCAATACCTATTGTAACCGGGTTTATTGCACTTTCGGCTTATTCTCTCGGTATTTTTCCCGAATCTCCGGACATGGTCGGCCCATTAGTTGCTGCCAATGTGTTAGGGGCATCAGGTGCTATCTTAGTTTTTATTATTATCTTTTCTGCGCTGGCTTCGAGTATGGATTCGTTACTGGCGGCAACCGCTGATTTACTATCGAACGATATTTATAAGAAATTATTAATGAAAAATGCTTCAAGCCAACAAACCATAGTCTTTAACAAAGCCATGATTATTTTGTTGGGTGTGATCACTTGGCTGATTTGTTTACCCAAATTGACAACGCTTGGTGCATTACTCAATTTTACCGGAGCCTTTGTTGCTTCAACGATCTGGCCAATTATTTATGGCTTGTACGGCAACAGCTTGTCTGGGCGCGGTGCCGCCATCGCAATGCTCACGGGTACGATTACCGGGTTGATTTGTTATTTTCAAATTGGCTTTTACACCGCAGCGCTTAGTTCGTGTTTTATTTCTCTTTTAATTTGTCAGTACTTTATGCGAGTTAAAGCCATTGAGTTCGAATGGCAAAATCAGGCCGGTAACTAG
- a CDS encoding SymE family type I addiction module toxin — MAKYHHTPELASAKVKYPIYRQLTVQETVCNTATKTRGIGINYVPVKLEPCVLLRGKWLRQAGFPAGQKVSVVVSQAEIVIKPKPAELSPTVKN; from the coding sequence ATGGCTAAATATCATCATACGCCAGAGCTTGCCTCGGCAAAAGTAAAATATCCTATTTATCGGCAACTTACCGTACAGGAGACGGTTTGCAACACGGCGACGAAAACCCGTGGCATAGGCATTAACTATGTGCCCGTCAAGCTGGAGCCCTGTGTATTGCTCAGGGGGAAATGGCTGAGGCAGGCCGGTTTTCCTGCCGGGCAAAAGGTTAGTGTTGTTGTCAGTCAGGCGGAGATAGTTATTAAACCGAAACCAGCGGAGCTAAGCCCGACTGTTAAAAACTAG
- a CDS encoding TonB-dependent receptor plug domain-containing protein, translated as MTITRVFFFIIYLAVAPALYAEETKLLFNMSLEELSKISVVYAASGFKQKTSKAPATVTIITNDELQARGARTLSDVLISVPGVHVSESQIQYNHKQFIIRGLSGDYSSQVKILIDGEPFYNMQSSGIANGFHLPLTSFKQIEVIKGPGSAIYGADAFAGIINLVSYQQNEMKTNIGGRIGSFDSYDLFAKHELFIGNSHLQLSFDYSKSNDDPERIINTDLQSVFDSIFATSASQAPGPIDEHYEVMSAMAKWRWHKLSLNYFTWRNFDMGLGGGIAQALDSKGSASTKHNQYLAKYDLSDYVDSNLIATFSYKNQWNQSYLNVFPAGSVLPIGADGNLDFSTPTTVALFSDGYIGTPSSGGNVTAYRLTHLFNINENHLFRWETGYERLKFIATERKNFGPSVLLGTETVVTGRLTDVSGTPYVYLPDVKRSFYYLSIQDEWQLQPNLQLTLGARYDNYSDFGARTNPRLGLIWQTSDALKMKFFAGTAIKAPSIAQLYSQNNPVGLGNSSLQSEKVETLETGMGLEYFVNENMLISASFYKYHARDLVKFVFDEEQRGNVAQNIGELKGKGAELSFKWKPYNNVSLDANYSVVQSENEASVDTADIPRNMAYLGIAWQPAGNWSWNLNAKWVGNRVRAITDTRDKLASYTWITSKLQLTDIIKGVDAAIILNNALDTEAREPSNGSIADDYPQPGRQVLLEMNYRF; from the coding sequence ATGACTATAACAAGAGTGTTTTTTTTTATTATTTACCTTGCTGTGGCCCCTGCTCTTTATGCCGAAGAAACAAAGTTACTTTTTAATATGTCACTTGAAGAACTATCAAAAATATCTGTCGTTTATGCCGCCTCAGGGTTTAAGCAGAAAACAAGCAAAGCCCCAGCAACAGTAACTATTATCACGAATGACGAATTGCAAGCTCGTGGGGCGCGTACTCTGTCAGATGTCTTAATAAGTGTGCCAGGCGTGCATGTCAGTGAATCACAAATCCAATATAATCATAAACAATTCATAATCCGTGGTTTGTCCGGAGATTACTCTTCTCAAGTTAAAATACTGATAGATGGTGAGCCTTTTTACAACATGCAAAGTAGTGGTATTGCCAACGGTTTTCATTTACCACTTACAAGTTTCAAACAAATTGAGGTAATAAAAGGGCCTGGTTCAGCCATTTATGGTGCCGATGCCTTTGCCGGTATTATTAATTTGGTCTCCTATCAACAAAATGAGATGAAGACAAACATTGGCGGACGCATTGGTAGTTTTGATAGCTATGATCTGTTTGCTAAGCATGAATTGTTTATAGGTAATAGTCATTTACAATTATCATTTGATTACAGCAAGTCAAATGATGACCCGGAAAGAATTATTAACACCGATTTGCAATCGGTTTTTGACAGTATTTTTGCTACGAGTGCATCACAAGCTCCAGGCCCAATTGACGAACACTATGAAGTAATGAGTGCAATGGCAAAGTGGCGTTGGCATAAGTTAAGTTTAAATTACTTCACTTGGCGAAATTTTGATATGGGCTTAGGAGGAGGAATTGCACAAGCTTTAGATTCAAAAGGCAGTGCTTCAACAAAGCATAATCAGTATTTGGCCAAATATGACTTAAGCGATTATGTTGACAGCAATTTAATTGCAACATTTAGTTATAAAAACCAATGGAATCAGTCGTACTTGAATGTATTCCCGGCAGGCAGCGTGTTACCGATAGGGGCTGATGGTAACCTGGATTTTTCGACCCCGACAACTGTGGCTTTATTTAGTGATGGTTATATAGGCACGCCATCATCGGGAGGGAATGTAACAGCATACCGGCTAACCCATCTATTTAATATTAATGAAAACCACTTATTTCGCTGGGAAACGGGTTATGAGCGCTTAAAGTTTATTGCCACGGAACGTAAAAACTTTGGCCCGAGTGTACTTTTAGGAACTGAAACCGTGGTAACCGGCCGTTTAACCGATGTTAGCGGTACGCCTTATGTTTATTTGCCTGATGTTAAGAGAAGTTTCTATTATTTATCTATTCAAGACGAGTGGCAGCTACAGCCTAATTTACAACTCACCCTGGGAGCAAGGTATGATAATTATTCAGATTTCGGAGCCAGGACAAACCCAAGGTTAGGATTAATTTGGCAAACTAGTGATGCCTTGAAGATGAAGTTTTTTGCAGGCACTGCAATAAAAGCACCTTCAATTGCACAATTATACTCACAAAATAACCCTGTAGGTCTTGGTAACTCATCCTTACAGTCTGAAAAAGTAGAAACGCTCGAAACAGGCATGGGCTTAGAATATTTCGTTAACGAGAATATGCTGATATCAGCCAGTTTCTATAAATATCACGCGAGAGACTTGGTTAAGTTTGTTTTTGATGAAGAGCAAAGAGGCAATGTAGCGCAAAATATTGGCGAGCTAAAGGGAAAGGGAGCTGAATTATCATTTAAATGGAAGCCATATAATAATGTTTCTTTAGATGCTAATTACTCTGTTGTTCAATCAGAAAATGAAGCAAGCGTTGATACAGCTGATATACCGAGAAACATGGCCTATTTAGGCATTGCTTGGCAACCTGCTGGTAATTGGTCATGGAACCTCAATGCTAAATGGGTTGGTAATCGAGTACGGGCAATAACTGATACACGAGACAAGTTAGCAAGTTATACATGGATCACTAGTAAGTTACAGCTTACAGACATTATTAAAGGAGTAGACGCGGCCATTATTCTTAACAATGCTTTGGATACTGAAGCAAGAGAGCCAAGTAACGGTAGCATTGCTGATGACTATCCGCAGCCTGGGCGACAAGTATTATTAGAAATGAATTATAGGTTTTAG
- a CDS encoding pentapeptide repeat-containing protein: MHADLSGADLRKANLSIANFREAKLIKANLEGAYLRGAKLLQADLSEAKLKETVLYQAMRDIHKLTFIHQTPLNQAMRDIHKLTFIHQ; this comes from the coding sequence ATCCATGCAGATCTCAGTGGCGCTGATCTCCGAAAAGCGAACCTTAGCATAGCTAATTTCAGAGAAGCGAAACTTATTAAAGCCAATCTTGAAGGAGCCTATTTAAGAGGAGCCAAGCTTTTGCAGGCAGATCTTAGCGAAGCTAAACTGAAGGAAACAGTTTTGTATCAAGCAATGCGGGACATCCACAAACTTACATTTATCCATCAAACACCCCTAAATCAAGCAATGCGGGATATCCACAAACTTACATTTATCCATCAGTGA
- the tnpA gene encoding IS66 family insertion sequence element accessory protein TnpA: MGKVKSQQQWQQILADQKASGLTVVDYCRQHQLSTSNFYLRRKQLATAEYTFICCSAVDFFICFA; this comes from the coding sequence ATGGGAAAAGTAAAAAGCCAGCAACAATGGCAACAGATCCTGGCAGACCAGAAAGCCAGCGGATTAACCGTTGTTGACTATTGTCGTCAACATCAATTATCGACCTCTAATTTTTATCTGCGCCGTAAGCAATTAGCGACAGCAGAGTACACCTTTATCTGTTGTTCCGCAGTTGATTTTTTTATTTGCTTTGCTTAA
- the tnpC gene encoding IS66 family transposase, producing the protein MTDDIHALPDDPKLLKQMLATLQQELAQAHSKYEHLLEQFRLAQHQRFGKSSEAAPGQGELFNEAEIELDAPVDEAGKQDISHTRSKAKRKQLPQDLPREIVLHDLADDEKFCDGCQGELHKIGEDKSEKLEFIPAQVKVIEQVRPKYACRHCEQHGIEVKVKQAPVPPGPIPKGIATASLLSQIITSKYQYGLPLYRQESLFKQYGIELSRKTMADWMIKMGHLLEPLYQRLKTELLKQPVIQADETPLNVIKEEKSTCYMWLYCTGADSPVKDRAIANIVLYDYQSNRAGTCPKNYLDGYNGYLQVDGYQAYEQTDATLAGCMAHARRKFTEAKKAQPKGKTGKADMALSQIQKLYGIESQLKGKSADEKYRVRQEKAKPLIDKLYQWLAVTQPNVAEKSVLGKAVNYMLNQWPKLIRYLDDGLLSIDNNRAERAIKPFVIGRKNWLFSHTANGAQASAMLYSIIETAKANGLMPFDYLNHLLTELPKPDHNLETMLPWQSKDY; encoded by the coding sequence ATGACTGATGATATCCACGCCTTACCCGATGACCCTAAGCTGCTGAAGCAGATGCTGGCAACGCTTCAACAGGAGCTGGCTCAGGCACATTCAAAATATGAGCATCTGCTAGAGCAATTTCGCCTTGCCCAGCATCAGCGCTTTGGCAAAAGCAGCGAAGCTGCGCCCGGCCAGGGCGAGCTGTTTAATGAGGCGGAAATTGAACTTGATGCACCTGTTGATGAAGCGGGCAAGCAGGATATCAGCCACACCCGCAGCAAGGCGAAGCGGAAGCAGTTACCACAAGATTTACCGCGTGAAATCGTGCTGCATGATTTAGCGGATGATGAAAAGTTCTGCGACGGCTGCCAGGGCGAACTGCACAAAATCGGGGAAGATAAAAGCGAAAAGCTGGAATTTATCCCTGCACAGGTGAAAGTGATTGAGCAGGTTCGCCCCAAATATGCCTGCCGCCACTGTGAGCAGCATGGCATTGAGGTAAAAGTAAAACAAGCCCCAGTGCCGCCGGGCCCAATCCCCAAAGGGATTGCCACGGCGAGCCTGCTCAGTCAAATTATCACCAGTAAATACCAGTATGGGCTGCCGTTATACCGGCAAGAGAGCCTGTTCAAGCAATACGGTATTGAGCTGAGCCGTAAAACTATGGCGGACTGGATGATAAAGATGGGACACTTACTTGAGCCACTTTATCAACGACTTAAAACTGAATTACTTAAACAGCCGGTAATACAGGCAGACGAAACCCCGCTTAATGTCATCAAAGAAGAAAAGTCGACTTGCTACATGTGGCTTTACTGCACGGGAGCAGACTCCCCGGTCAAAGACAGGGCGATAGCGAATATTGTGCTTTACGACTACCAGTCTAATCGGGCCGGTACCTGCCCGAAAAACTACCTTGACGGTTATAACGGCTATTTGCAAGTCGACGGCTATCAGGCATATGAGCAAACAGATGCAACCTTAGCGGGCTGCATGGCCCATGCGCGCCGTAAGTTTACCGAAGCCAAAAAAGCGCAGCCCAAAGGAAAAACCGGCAAAGCCGATATGGCATTGAGCCAAATACAAAAACTCTACGGCATTGAAAGCCAGCTTAAGGGGAAATCGGCGGATGAAAAATACCGAGTCCGCCAGGAAAAAGCCAAACCGTTGATAGATAAGCTTTACCAGTGGTTGGCGGTAACCCAGCCTAATGTTGCTGAAAAATCGGTGCTGGGCAAAGCGGTGAACTACATGCTCAACCAATGGCCAAAACTCATACGCTATCTTGACGACGGCTTGCTGAGCATAGATAACAACCGTGCGGAGCGCGCGATAAAACCGTTTGTTATTGGCCGGAAAAACTGGTTGTTCTCTCATACGGCCAACGGCGCCCAGGCCAGTGCCATGCTCTATAGCATCATTGAAACAGCCAAAGCTAATGGACTGATGCCGTTCGACTACTTGAATCATCTATTAACTGAGCTCCCCAAGCCAGATCATAACCTGGAAACCATGCTACCTTGGCAGAGTAAGGATTATTAG
- the tnpB gene encoding IS66 family insertion sequence element accessory protein TnpB (TnpB, as the term is used for proteins encoded by IS66 family insertion elements, is considered an accessory protein, since TnpC, encoded by a neighboring gene, is a DDE family transposase.): MRMFVEPESVYLYRDYVDFRKAINGLAALVELELDVSPKDGALFVFCNKAKNKLKILYWDRTGFALWQKRLEKAKFKWPSQHACETLELNEQQLNWLLGGYDVIGHNPVSYRAVS; encoded by the coding sequence ATGAGGATGTTTGTCGAACCTGAATCGGTTTACCTGTATCGTGATTATGTCGACTTTCGAAAAGCCATTAATGGCTTGGCTGCCCTGGTAGAATTGGAGCTGGACGTCTCGCCTAAAGACGGTGCGCTTTTTGTGTTTTGTAATAAAGCCAAAAACAAGCTCAAGATTCTTTACTGGGATCGGACAGGATTTGCCCTTTGGCAAAAGCGCCTTGAAAAAGCCAAGTTCAAATGGCCGAGCCAGCATGCGTGTGAAACACTTGAGCTTAATGAGCAACAACTCAACTGGTTGCTCGGTGGTTATGATGTCATTGGGCATAATCCGGTCAGCTACCGGGCGGTAAGCTAA
- the tnpA gene encoding IS66 family insertion sequence element accessory protein TnpA encodes MRTYRNPAQWRTLIEAQAESGLTITQYCQQQGCSTNAFYAQRAKLFGKQAQDSKLIKATLTQQVEVSCQELNPVTLTVGDITLSLPGSTPPAYIIEVIRGLA; translated from the coding sequence ATGAGAACATACCGAAACCCAGCGCAGTGGCGCACCCTAATTGAAGCCCAAGCAGAAAGCGGACTGACGATTACCCAATATTGTCAGCAACAAGGTTGCTCAACAAATGCTTTTTATGCGCAACGGGCGAAACTTTTTGGCAAGCAGGCCCAGGACAGCAAACTCATCAAAGCCACCCTGACGCAACAAGTGGAAGTCAGCTGCCAGGAGCTTAACCCGGTCACGCTTACCGTAGGCGATATCACACTCTCATTGCCTGGCAGTACGCCACCGGCATATATTATTGAAGTGATACGGGGGCTTGCCTGA